One window from the genome of Diabrotica virgifera virgifera chromosome 6, PGI_DIABVI_V3a encodes:
- the LOC126886073 gene encoding uncharacterized protein LOC126886073 translates to MYTSSDEEEALVMLAMEDDNSRKRRKWVHDINLERLKCGEYHTLMPQLRKDDKRCYIYFRMTIDCFDELLHLVENDIRKSDTNYREAISPEERLAITLRYLATGDTFYTIGHSFRVGFSTVSAIVVEVCEALCRNLQHIYLPEPTTEI, encoded by the exons ATGTATACATCATCAGATGAAGAAGAAGCTCTTGTAATGTTAGCAATGGAGGACGACAATTCAAG GAAAAGAAGAAAATGGGTTCATGATATCAATCTAGAAAGACTGAAATGTGGGGAATATCACACGCTGATGCCTCAATTACGAAAAGACGATAAAAGATGCTACATTTATTTTAGAATGACAATAGATTGTTTCGATGAACTGTTGCACCTTGTAGAAAATGATATTAGAAAATCAGACACGAATTACCGAGAAGCTATTTCTCCCGAAGAACGGTTGGCCATAACATTAAg GTATCTGGCTACCGGAGATACATTTTATACAATAGGCCATAGTTTTAGAGTCGGGTTTTCGACTGTAAGTGCCATAGTTGTAGAAGTTTGTGAAGCTTTATGTAGAAATTTGCAACATATTTACTTGCCCGAACCAACTacagaaatatga